ATGACCAGCATAACCCCTATAGGCGACCGCGTGGTCGTGCAGCCGGAGGCTGCCGAGGAGAAGACATCGAGCGGCCTGTTCATTCCCGACACGGCGCAGGAGAAGCCCCAGCGGGGCACCATCCTGTTCGTGGGTCCCGGCCAGGTGGAGAACGGCAAGCATGTCGAGATGACCGTAAAGGCGGGAGACACCGTGCTCTACG
This DNA window, taken from Bacteroidetes bacterium SB0662_bin_6, encodes the following:
- a CDS encoding co-chaperone GroES, producing the protein MTSITPIGDRVVVQPEAAEEKTSSGLFIPDTAQEKPQRGTILFVGPGQVENGKHVEMTVKAGDTVLY